The following coding sequences lie in one Deltaproteobacteria bacterium genomic window:
- the tssI gene encoding type VI secretion system tip protein VgrG has translation MSQEPIESVRYLFSSDDGPSAEFDVHRMHLVEALDTPFELMLELVTSDVEAATDEFLGAACTVEITRGERTRFVYGICDRVDYLGASDEQLLVNIRVVPAFALMAHEVRSRIFQDMSVLDIVAAVLGDGLGVYGRTSDPGGSSRGTAVRDYCVQYRESDFDFVARLLEEEGISYHFVHDDAKGHEVLTFAYENADYPDIANVDGSSLVPIVPVTNDLHDVESLVGLDWRRLTTSTATKHMDFDWKAPSAPLFSEATGEDERGRIRRVYRHDQRRFIEDDGVDRATEHRDAMTVAGKVARGSGNVITFLPGSVFELERHQRADLEGKYVITRVEHRGSCPEVLHSNRDRPVDNRQRYMNTFSCVPMAATLRPLRQRPKPRAYGPETATVVGSEEIHVDEHGRIKVQFHWEEDAKHDETSSCWVRVRQNWAGSGWGFQFIPRLGMEVVVEFLGGNPDRPLVNGCVYNGDNAYPYGMPGEKTKSAIKSHSVGGDGFNEIRFEDASGSEEFFVHAQKDMNTVVLNNQTLDVGVDRTITIHANLKDAITKNKTIEVGGDHTETIEGNMKLSVTKNQSVKVTQDVSETISGKRTTAISKTAKLNVTLASDEFVGLKKSVKVGGLYSEQVGASRSITAVGAMSFTAGLSGKLQCARNIMVKAQKELQLVGDTDVGMKSGKKMAINAGDDFGIKGDKKGSIELTDEVVLKCGDASLTMKKDGTIVLKGKDVTVQGSGKIAVKADGDVKVSGSKVSAN, from the coding sequence ATGAGCCAAGAACCGATCGAGAGCGTTCGTTACCTCTTCAGCAGCGATGACGGCCCGTCGGCGGAGTTCGACGTCCACCGCATGCACTTGGTCGAGGCGCTCGATACCCCCTTCGAGCTCATGCTCGAGCTGGTGACCAGCGACGTCGAGGCCGCCACCGACGAGTTCCTCGGTGCTGCGTGCACCGTCGAGATCACCCGCGGGGAGCGCACCCGCTTCGTCTACGGCATCTGCGATCGCGTGGACTACCTCGGCGCCTCCGACGAGCAGCTGTTGGTCAACATCCGCGTGGTGCCGGCGTTCGCGTTGATGGCCCACGAGGTCCGCTCGCGCATCTTCCAGGACATGAGCGTGCTCGACATCGTGGCCGCGGTGCTGGGCGACGGGCTCGGGGTCTACGGTCGCACCAGCGATCCCGGCGGCTCGAGCCGCGGCACCGCGGTGCGCGACTACTGCGTGCAGTACCGCGAGTCCGATTTCGACTTCGTGGCGCGGCTGCTCGAGGAGGAGGGCATCAGCTACCACTTCGTGCACGACGACGCGAAGGGCCACGAGGTGCTGACCTTCGCCTACGAGAATGCCGACTACCCCGACATCGCCAACGTCGACGGCAGCTCGCTGGTGCCGATCGTGCCGGTCACCAACGACCTGCACGACGTCGAGTCGCTGGTCGGGCTCGACTGGCGGCGGCTGACCACCTCGACCGCGACCAAGCACATGGACTTCGACTGGAAGGCGCCGTCGGCTCCGCTCTTCAGCGAGGCCACCGGCGAGGACGAGCGCGGCCGCATCCGCCGGGTCTATCGCCACGACCAGCGCCGCTTCATCGAGGACGACGGCGTCGACCGGGCGACCGAGCACCGCGACGCCATGACCGTGGCCGGCAAGGTCGCGCGTGGCTCGGGCAACGTCATCACGTTCCTGCCCGGGTCGGTGTTCGAGCTCGAGCGTCACCAGCGGGCCGACCTCGAGGGCAAGTACGTGATCACGCGGGTCGAGCACCGCGGCTCGTGCCCCGAGGTGCTGCACAGCAACCGTGATCGTCCGGTCGACAACCGCCAGCGCTACATGAACACCTTCAGCTGCGTGCCGATGGCCGCGACCCTACGACCGCTGCGGCAGCGACCCAAGCCGCGCGCCTACGGGCCGGAGACCGCGACCGTGGTCGGCAGCGAAGAAATCCACGTCGACGAGCACGGTCGCATCAAGGTGCAGTTCCACTGGGAAGAAGACGCCAAGCACGACGAGACCTCGTCGTGTTGGGTCCGCGTGCGCCAGAACTGGGCCGGCTCCGGCTGGGGCTTCCAGTTCATCCCTCGCCTCGGCATGGAGGTCGTGGTCGAGTTCCTCGGTGGCAACCCCGACCGCCCGCTGGTCAACGGTTGCGTCTACAACGGCGACAACGCCTATCCGTACGGCATGCCGGGCGAGAAGACCAAGAGCGCGATCAAGAGCCACTCGGTCGGCGGTGATGGCTTCAACGAGATCCGCTTCGAGGACGCCAGCGGCTCGGAAGAGTTCTTCGTGCACGCACAGAAGGACATGAACACGGTCGTGCTCAACAACCAGACCCTCGACGTCGGGGTCGATCGCACCATCACGATCCACGCCAACCTCAAAGACGCGATCACCAAGAACAAGACCATCGAGGTCGGTGGCGATCACACCGAGACCATCGAGGGCAACATGAAGCTCTCGGTGACCAAGAACCAGTCCGTCAAGGTCACGCAGGACGTCAGCGAGACCATCAGCGGCAAGCGCACCACGGCGATCTCGAAGACCGCGAAGCTGAACGTCACCCTGGCCTCCGACGAGTTCGTGGGCTTGAAGAAGTCGGTCAAGGTCGGCGGGCTCTACAGCGAGCAGGTCGGTGCGTCGCGTAGCATCACCGCGGTCGGGGCCATGAGCTTCACGGCGGGCTTGAGCGGCAAGCTGCAGTGCGCGCGCAACATCATGGTCAAGGCGCAGAAGGAGCTGCAGCTGGTCGGTGACACCGACGTGGGGATGAAGTCCGGCAAGAAGATGGCCATCAACGCCGGCGACGACTTCGGAATCAAGGGCGACAAGAAGGGCTCGATCGAGCTCACCGACGAGGTCGTGCTCAAGTGTGGCGACGCCTCGCTCACCATGAAGAAGGACGGCACGATCGTGCTCAAGGGCAAGGACGTCACCGTGCAGGGCTCCGGCAAGATCGCCGTGAAGGCCGACGGCGACGTCAAGGTGTCGGGCTCGAAGGTCAGCGCGAACTGA
- a CDS encoding PAS domain-containing protein, which produces MGELLAFSRVRGMVVAVALVALMCAAAFAMGAPRIAGVIGAAGSVLSIASAWLVWQACARTNARALADDARAASLQHALDESRAALELAEIGIWQWDLRTHRISYSPGCARMLGYRGGEIDDALSAWGKLVHPEDLAPVREAVDALVEDRVDHYEARVRLKGADGRWHVVLDRGRIVARDDAGRPTAAIGVHMRLGAEGPVAAPAVRTRGRWLIVDDDDSVRRVLEVAARRAGLDVIGFADPRAAWAAICEGGAPLGIVTDFEMPGMTGVQLAERVRAAGLECPVLLVTGNAGTAIGECRSIDAMLIKPFTVAELVPWLTRHSAGRVRAKA; this is translated from the coding sequence GTGGGTGAGCTGCTCGCGTTCTCGCGGGTCCGCGGCATGGTCGTCGCGGTCGCGCTCGTGGCACTCATGTGCGCCGCGGCCTTCGCAATGGGGGCGCCGCGGATCGCCGGTGTGATCGGGGCTGCGGGCTCGGTGTTGTCGATCGCGTCGGCGTGGCTCGTGTGGCAGGCGTGTGCACGCACCAACGCGCGCGCGCTGGCGGACGACGCCCGGGCCGCGTCGCTGCAACACGCGCTCGACGAGAGCCGCGCGGCGCTCGAGCTGGCCGAGATCGGCATCTGGCAGTGGGACCTGCGGACCCACCGAATTTCGTACAGCCCCGGCTGCGCGCGCATGCTCGGGTACCGGGGCGGAGAAATCGACGACGCGCTGTCGGCGTGGGGGAAGCTCGTGCACCCCGAAGACCTCGCGCCGGTGCGCGAGGCGGTCGACGCGCTCGTGGAGGACCGCGTCGACCACTACGAGGCACGGGTCCGGCTCAAGGGCGCCGACGGTCGCTGGCACGTGGTGCTGGATCGCGGGCGCATCGTCGCTCGCGACGACGCGGGGCGGCCGACCGCGGCGATCGGGGTCCACATGCGGCTCGGCGCCGAGGGCCCGGTGGCGGCGCCCGCGGTCCGCACCCGCGGGCGCTGGCTCATCGTCGACGACGACGACAGTGTCCGTCGGGTGCTCGAGGTCGCGGCGCGTCGGGCCGGGCTCGATGTGATCGGATTTGCCGACCCACGCGCGGCGTGGGCGGCGATCTGCGAAGGCGGAGCGCCGCTGGGCATCGTGACGGATTTCGAGATGCCGGGCATGACCGGCGTGCAGCTCGCCGAGCGGGTGCGCGCCGCTGGGCTCGAGTGCCCGGTGTTGCTGGTGACCGGCAACGCGGGCACCGCGATCGGCGAGTGTCGCTCGATCGATGCGATGCTCATCAAGCCCTTCACGGTGGCCGAGCTCGTGCCGTGGCTGACGCGCCACAGCGCCGGTCGAGTGCGCGCCAAGGCGTGA